The nucleotide window TGCACGCATGGGAGCAGGAGGGTATTGTACCTGATATCCAGACCATCGGGAAGGCCCTCGGGGGCGGTTACCAACCCGTAGCCGGCCTCCTTGCTGGTCACCGGGTGGTCAATGCACTCGAAAAGGGTTCCTCGTGAGTTGTGTCCCCGACAGTCCAACAGTGACGATATACTAACTGAAGCCAACCAGTGTCTTCGTCCATGGCCACACATACCAAGGTCATCCTGCCGCATGTGCCGCAGCCTTGGAGGTGCAGCGGATTGTTCGAGAGGAGAACCTTTTGAGCAATGTCCGCGCAATGGGTGATCTTCTCTCGAGCAGGCTGCGTGAAATACTCGCAAGCCATCCGAACGTCGGTGATATCCGTGGCCGGGGCCTCTTCTGGGGCATCGAATTTGTTGCGGACAAGGAGAATATGGCCCCTTTCCCGTCAGAGGACCACGTTTGCATGGAAATCTGTCAACTGGGGCTGACCGACAAGTATGGGATCAACGTGTATCCAGGCGGCGGATCAGTTGATGGAATTACGGGCGACCACATTATCATCTCGCCAGCCTTCAATATCTCGCGTGAAGATGTCGAGTGGATCGCGGCAACAGTAGGCCGGCTTGTGTCCGACTATTTCGCAGCAAAGGCCGGGACTCAATAATGTTTctatctctttctttttcttcttctgtggATTTGGACCCGCGGTTCATGTTGTCCTTGGGAGCATTCAGGTCCTTGACGGACATGACCTTGGCTTTGGCGTTTACTGATGGGTTTTGCGCCTTTTTCTTATCAAGGACACAAGATGGAACTTGTTCAGGCGAAGGCGATTGTATGGCTAAAAGAGGACGAGGTAATTATAGAAATGCGGGACTCGAATCTGACGAATATTCACGACCCACGACTATCGTGGCGTCCGTCAAGTGATCATTGCTGACCACTCTGTAAATACTTCACATAAGTGTATAGGTGAAAATTGGGTTGAACTGGCCGAGTTTCTCCGGTGACTATCTAGGTCTATTGGCCGTTTTTCTGTTAAATCAACTATGAGGTCGTCTCGGTGTGGCTGCGAGTGGATCAGAGAAAACGGAGATTGAGAAAGTTGCATGAGCTCTTCCGATCTGGCAATGCGTCCCGTCCTTCTACAAGGCTGAATGAGTGGATGGAAGGATGGAggggtaaaaaaaaaaaaaaaaaacaagtgACTCCAGCTCCCGTCTTTCTCTTGTGGGGGGTTCCCGTCGGGAAGAAGTCCGTATCGTGCAATGAGTGGAGCTGCTGCGAGATAGTGGGGCGCTGCTGCAGCTTTGGCACAGCCCGCCCGGCCCCGCGCTCACGGGGGAAGCGGGGCGGAGGGGATTGGCGGATCCCGCCTGCTCGCCCCGGACTGTTTGGTGCAACCTGGCGTTTGTCCCCCTGTGCTTGGTGGACTTGGAGGTGGTCCGGGCCCCTCCGCTAAGCGAGCGGCTCGCGCCTAGCGTTTAGGGGGCGCCAGGGGGCCAACTGGGCGTCAAAGGCCTGGCCTGACGATGACCTACCCTACCAACCTACGTACCGGGCCGTGCTGCCACATCAACGGACTACTCCCGACTTCCGATCCTCATTACCCTGCCGTTCTCCGTGTCCGAGTCCCGCTGCCGACGTCCGAATCACGTACCACACACCGACGATCGCAGCGCGTAGCGCGTCTTAGTTTGGTTCGGATCGCGCCACAACATCGCAACTATGGCTGTCGGCCTCATCAACGGCCGCCTCGCTGCCGACGAGGAAGCCCGGGCAGAAGTTGACGTCCTCAACTCGCGCCTCGAAAAGACATCCCAACTCACAAAGAAGATTCAGGCCTGCCTGGCCAGGCTGGATGCCACCGGCAAGAGTGTTCGGGATGTTGCCGGGCCTCTCAGTGGCGAGACTAGGAAGCTTCAAGTTCTGGGCAACAGCAAGTCATCCGGCCCTTCATCCCCATATCTTGTTCATCGTTGACTGAGGCTGACCGTCGAATTACTGTATGTAGACATCGACGCCGTTATCGCCGCCATAGAAAAACTACGATCCCCCGCCGACAGTAAGAATGACGAAGAACAAATCATCCGCATGGGCCCTGAAAAGGCTGGCCTCCCCAACTACCTGGCATCTATCAAGCGCCTGAACAAGGCATTGAATGACATGAAGGCTTCCAATCTTCGATCAACGCAGCAGACCGTCGCCGACCTTCAGCGTCTAGTCAAGACTGGAAATTCCCAGCTCGAGAGTTCATTCGACAAACTACTACGGAGCGAAACACCCCGAGCCATCGAGCCTCTGCACTATCTCACCAAGAACATGCCCTTCCCGGTGCTCTCCCAAGAAAAGATCACCAGGCTAGGTCTCATGAACTCGTACCTAACCGGGGTGCACCAACAGAACACTGGGGCAGGAAGCTCGCAAGAGTCGCCCGTCATCAAGATCTATGCCGAAGTCCGGGCTCAGTACCTGCTATCAACTTTGGGCAACCTGGCTACGGCAAGCACCAACACAGCCAAGAAAAAGACTCCAGAGGCAGTATACAAGGCGGGCACCAACGGTATGGGAACCTACGCCCAGGCCATGGAGGGTCTATTCCTAGCCGAATACGACAACATCTGCAGCATCTTCATGAGGGAGGACTGGGGCCCTGTCTTTCAGGCAACATGTCAACCAGCCCTGGTGGAGCTGGGCAGGACCCTTCGGGAACTGAACAGCCACATCAAGTCGCATATCACCACAGACTGCTACCTCGCATATGAGATCGTCGAGATCATTTCCAGTCTGTCCAGTAACCTTGAGAACCGAACGGGCGAGCTGAAGAGCTCTCTTGCTGCGGCCCTGAAGCCCATCCGGGAAACGGCCAAATCATCGCTCGTCGACTTGCTCGAGGAGACCAAGCGCCAAGTCAACAGCCTGCAGACGCTGCCCGCGGATGGCGCGCCCACCCCGCTCGCAACACAAACCATGCAGCGGTTGCAGTCCATGGTCAACTTCTTGCGGCCGATATCCAGCATCATGATTTCCATTGGCGATGGCGGCTGGAAGTCGGCCGCTGCGTCCAAAGGAGGGGCTACTGATACCATCCCCAGCCTCGTTTCGTTCGATGTCGGTGCGGACGGGCAAGAGATCTTTGCCCACTACTGTGCCGACACCATCGAGACCCTCCTTTCTTCGCTGGATGCCCGTGCTCGTGTCCTATatcagcagaagaaggcagTCATTGGTGTGTTCCTGGCTAACAATGTCACCGTCATTGAGCGTATGATCAACGAATCTGGCCTGGTAACCCTTCTCCAGTCTCGCCTTCAAGTGCTCGACGTATGGAGAAAGAAAGCCACTGCTCTCTACACCGAGACCTGCAAGGAAATCAGTATCCATCTGTTTGATACGGTCCATACCAACCGCACCGCGCGCCCGGGTTCCGGTCAGGGCATGGTAAGCTCGGCTTCGATCATGAAGGGCCTCAGCTCCAAGGATAAGGAGAAAATCAAAGGCATGTTTACGGCCTTCAATTCCGGCTTCGAGGACATGGTTGCCCGTCACAAGCAGTTCACCATGGAGAAAGAGGTGCGCCAGATGCTTGCACAGGATGTTCAACACATGCTCGAGCCACTTTACAATCGATTTTGGGATCGTTACCACGAGATCgacaagggaaagggaaaataCGTCAAGTACGACAAAGGGTCGATCGCTGCTGTTTTCCGCAGTCTTTACTGATTGCATTTTCTCCGCGGTACATTCGGATCAGGGCTCTATCCGTACGTCCAGTGCAATTGCACGTTAATACCCGGGGATGAAATTCCTACGCAACTGCGAGAATGGGAATAACCCTAAGCTACCCGCGCGTGCTTGCACGAATACACATCCGGACTTCTGAACGGTTTAGGGAGGTGGAGTGCGGCATAGGAGACCGGCAAGACATCAGGCCATAATTGCGTCTCAGGCGTGCATCCTGTCCTTTGATAGGATCTCGCAGACTAACCCATTGCCTATTGGCGAATGGCGTCGGCGCCCGCGCCGTTGTCTCTTGTCTGTGACTGGTGACGGGGATAGGGCGGATGAGAGAGGAGGTACTCCCAATGAATTACCTCAATCGAGAACGCATGTGCGTGAAGGGAGATTGTGATTACGGATTCGCTTTGGCCTGCGCATTTTGCATGGGTGTTTTGGACGATTCGCATGTTTCATGACCGTTGAACGGGGCTTGAGAAGTtgaaggaaagaggaaggaagcatAAAAGTGATCATGAGTGGGTCAAGGTTGCCTTCCCCCTTTGGCTTTGATCGAAATCACTGAACTAAATTGCTTATGCTAGGATTTCTAGAGATACCACATTCACGGAGAATGGCGTTATGTTTTTGGACGTTATTCGGCCTGACTTATCATCTTTCGTTGTATATAGATTCATATAATCATGTCTTAATTATGATACTATCGTGACTTTTAACGTCTCCAGATAAGTCATAGCAATGCACAATCAGGAAATTACACCACCGATTTAGGTCCATTCATAAACCATAACACCAGCCAGCCACCCGCAACGGACCTTAACAAAAGCAGCCGGCAGGTATAGAAGTTACATAACGAGAGTGGATAAGGG belongs to Neurospora crassa OR74A linkage group IV, whole genome shotgun sequence and includes:
- a CDS encoding exocyst complex protein EXO70, which codes for MAVGLINGRLAADEEARAEVDVLNSRLEKTSQLTKKIQACLARLDATGKSVRDVAGPLSGETRKLQVLGNNIDAVIAAIEKLRSPADSKNDEEQIIRMGPEKAGLPNYLASIKRLNKALNDMKASNLRSTQQTVADLQRLVKTGNSQLESSFDKLLRSETPRAIEPLHYLTKNMPFPVLSQEKITRLGLMNSYLTGVHQQNTGAGSSQESPVIKIYAEVRAQYLLSTLGNLATASTNTAKKKTPEAVYKAGTNGMGTYAQAMEGLFLAEYDNICSIFMREDWGPVFQATCQPALVELGRTLRELNSHIKSHITTDCYLAYEIVEIISSLSSNLENRTGELKSSLAAALKPIRETAKSSLVDLLEETKRQVNSLQTLPADGAPTPLATQTMQRLQSMVNFLRPISSIMISIGDGGWKSAAASKGGATDTIPSLVSFDVGADGQEIFAHYCADTIETLLSSLDARARVLYQQKKAVIGVFLANNVTVIERMINESGLVTLLQSRLQVLDVWRKKATALYTETCKEISIHLFDTVHTNRTARPGSGQGMVSSASIMKGLSSKDKEKIKGMFTAFNSGFEDMVARHKQFTMEKEVRQMLAQDVQHMLEPLYNRFWDRYHEIDKGKGKYVKYDKGSIAAVFRSLY